In Candidatus Defluviilinea proxima, a single genomic region encodes these proteins:
- a CDS encoding APC family permease translates to MSNLFVRKATGLVRSWSVMDAFIYAFFSINLVTLGLYSFSQMYYFEGGMINALIVSAIIIFFEVIVYAGLIAVMPRSGGDYVWQSRILGGAVGFILAVTGWWFILWLWVPLYGDMFRHIVLVPLLAVLGAKDTALWFAGTQTGSFVASLITLAIVSLFITLGMKTYAKIQKYSFYGGVLGLLIVIVLLLTGSNEAFKAGLEANATAMFGAQPGAYDATVQLGTDAGAATPFSGGKFAAVFLVLPYLVFFNLWPNWGATLYGEVRGATDFKRNISGMGWALGVTTVLAMIVLFAIRKTVGWDFYVQAGAAWWNHVWYGADVALPFWPYPALLAAFLTTNKLVQFLVVGLMSLWWFGWCGTVFLSSTRVIFAAAFDRLLPEKVAEVDERTGTPVNALLLMVVPSILVAYLFSFNIANFASLTLCSTLVIAVTYLGTTISAIILPYTKPDLYKSSPIAKYNVLGIPLITVAGVIFGSFLVFLLYQWIFDPNALYGIGYSINEAGVKNLPSLIYMGSMYVLATIIYFGFRAYRKKGGIDMNKVQSEIPVE, encoded by the coding sequence ATGAGTAATTTGTTTGTCCGCAAGGCGACCGGCCTGGTACGTTCATGGTCTGTCATGGACGCGTTCATTTACGCGTTCTTTTCCATCAATCTCGTTACACTCGGTTTGTACAGCTTTAGTCAGATGTACTATTTCGAGGGCGGGATGATCAACGCGTTGATCGTGAGCGCGATCATCATCTTCTTTGAAGTTATTGTGTATGCCGGGTTGATCGCTGTCATGCCTCGTTCGGGCGGCGATTATGTCTGGCAGAGCCGTATTCTCGGTGGCGCAGTGGGCTTCATCCTCGCAGTCACGGGCTGGTGGTTTATTCTGTGGTTGTGGGTTCCGTTGTATGGCGATATGTTCCGTCACATCGTGTTGGTGCCGTTGCTTGCCGTCCTTGGCGCAAAGGACACCGCTCTTTGGTTCGCTGGCACGCAGACCGGTTCTTTTGTCGCTTCATTGATCACACTTGCGATCGTGAGTCTATTCATTACCCTTGGCATGAAAACATATGCCAAGATCCAGAAATATTCGTTCTATGGTGGCGTGTTGGGATTGCTCATCGTGATCGTCTTGTTGCTGACCGGCTCCAACGAAGCTTTCAAGGCTGGCCTTGAAGCAAATGCTACTGCGATGTTCGGTGCTCAACCCGGTGCATATGATGCCACCGTTCAACTTGGGACCGATGCCGGCGCAGCAACTCCTTTTAGTGGTGGAAAGTTTGCGGCAGTGTTCCTTGTCTTGCCGTATCTCGTGTTCTTCAATTTGTGGCCGAATTGGGGCGCAACTCTTTATGGTGAAGTACGTGGCGCTACCGATTTCAAACGCAACATTTCCGGTATGGGATGGGCGCTTGGTGTGACCACCGTCCTTGCCATGATTGTATTATTTGCAATCCGCAAAACCGTTGGCTGGGATTTTTACGTACAAGCCGGTGCCGCATGGTGGAACCATGTCTGGTATGGCGCGGATGTGGCCCTGCCTTTCTGGCCGTACCCAGCTTTGCTTGCGGCTTTCCTGACCACCAATAAACTCGTTCAATTCCTTGTCGTTGGATTGATGAGCCTGTGGTGGTTCGGTTGGTGCGGAACTGTGTTCCTTTCCTCCACACGTGTGATCTTTGCCGCCGCTTTCGATCGTCTACTCCCCGAAAAAGTTGCAGAAGTGGATGAGCGCACCGGCACGCCGGTCAATGCTTTATTGTTGATGGTGGTACCTTCCATTCTTGTTGCGTATCTCTTCTCGTTCAATATCGCGAACTTCGCTTCATTGACCTTGTGCTCCACGCTCGTCATTGCGGTGACCTATCTCGGTACAACGATTTCCGCGATCATCCTTCCGTACACAAAACCTGATCTTTACAAGTCTTCCCCGATTGCCAAATACAATGTGCTTGGCATTCCCTTGATCACGGTTGCAGGTGTGATCTTCGGCAGTTTTCTTGTCTTCCTGCTCTACCAATGGATCTTCGACCCGAACGCTTTATATGGTATTGGGTATTCCATCAATGAAGCAGGTGTGAAGAATCTTCCTTCATTGATCTACATGGGCTCCATGTATGTGTTGGCAACAATTATCTACTTTGGTTTCAGAGCGTACCGCAAAAAAGGCGGTATTGATATGAATAAGGTCCAGTCTGAGATCCCGGTTGAGTAA
- a CDS encoding metallophosphoesterase, protein MTKLFFATDIHGSDICWSKFLNAGKFYGVDVLILGGDMTGKAVVPFIHQGGKNYKVTLLEQDFPVTNEEELADMQKRVRSRGYYPYLTTPDEIAELEKDPERVSQIFLQEVLKVVEQWMALADKKLDGTDMKVYCCPGNDDMDEVDAIVRASRRVILAEGLVTPLDEHHEMIASGWSNRTPWDTHREEDEDQLKVRYEAMISQLKDPRNAIFNIHVPPYKSGLDEAPELDKYLRPVLAGQALKPVGSTALRKAIEETKPLLSLHGHIHEGRGSTRIGKTLCINPGSMYEQGTLLGAIVSLGKNKIENYVLTSG, encoded by the coding sequence GTGACAAAACTATTTTTTGCCACAGATATTCATGGGTCGGACATTTGTTGGAGCAAGTTTTTGAATGCGGGGAAATTTTATGGAGTGGACGTACTGATTCTTGGTGGTGATATGACGGGCAAAGCGGTTGTGCCTTTCATTCATCAAGGTGGAAAGAATTACAAAGTGACACTCCTCGAACAGGATTTCCCGGTGACTAATGAAGAAGAACTCGCGGACATGCAGAAGCGTGTGCGAAGCCGTGGATATTATCCATATCTCACGACGCCTGATGAGATCGCCGAATTGGAAAAAGATCCTGAGCGCGTCAGCCAAATATTTTTGCAAGAAGTTCTCAAAGTCGTTGAGCAATGGATGGCTCTCGCTGACAAAAAACTGGATGGCACCGATATGAAAGTCTATTGCTGTCCGGGCAACGATGATATGGATGAAGTGGACGCGATCGTTCGTGCTTCCCGACGGGTGATTCTGGCCGAGGGGCTTGTGACTCCCCTTGATGAACATCACGAAATGATCGCATCGGGTTGGTCGAACAGAACGCCTTGGGATACGCATCGTGAAGAGGACGAGGACCAGCTCAAGGTCCGGTATGAAGCGATGATCTCCCAACTCAAAGATCCGCGCAATGCCATCTTCAACATCCATGTGCCTCCGTATAAATCTGGTCTTGATGAAGCGCCGGAACTGGACAAATATCTGCGGCCTGTGTTGGCAGGGCAGGCGTTGAAACCGGTCGGCTCGACAGCATTACGAAAAGCAATTGAAGAGACGAAGCCGTTACTCAGCTTGCATGGGCATATCCACGAAGGGCGCGGCTCGACCCGTATTGGCAAGACCCTATGCATCAACCCCGGCTCCATGTACGAACAGGGAACCTTGCTTGGTGCAATTGTGTCCTTGGGCAAGAACAAGATCGAAAATTATGTATTAACCTCAGGTTAA
- the serB gene encoding phosphoserine phosphatase SerB, whose amino-acid sequence MHDPILINITGMDRPGITASVTELLAGYDVNILDIGQSVIHDALSLGMLIQIPTQISDEQIVLDAIQKKIDELQMNIRFVKIDSESYSQWVGQQGKGRHIVTLLARRISAYHIGRLARIVADNGLNIDKIARLSGRIPLEAVGSDGQACVEFSLRGHVTDLPVLRRKFMELADEIEVDIAYQENNVYRRNRRLVAFDMDSTLIQAEVIDELAKRAGVGKQVAEITERAMRGELKFKESFRERVALLKGLPESALAEVAATLKYTDGLERLMTTLKKLGYKTVILSGGFTYFGRALQRKFGFDYVFANDLEIEEGIVTGRVVSEIVDGERKASLLESIAQHEGFSLEQTIAVGDGANDLPMLSKAGLGIAFNAKPIVKKSAKQSLSSFGIDGILYLMGLSEKETK is encoded by the coding sequence ATGCACGACCCAATTTTGATCAACATCACGGGCATGGATAGACCCGGCATCACAGCATCTGTCACAGAATTGTTGGCGGGGTACGATGTCAATATATTGGATATCGGCCAATCGGTCATTCACGACGCGCTTTCGTTGGGAATGCTGATCCAGATCCCCACACAGATCTCAGACGAGCAGATCGTGTTGGATGCTATCCAAAAGAAAATTGACGAATTGCAAATGAACATTCGATTCGTCAAGATCGATAGTGAAAGTTATTCTCAGTGGGTGGGGCAACAAGGCAAGGGACGACACATTGTCACTTTGTTAGCAAGGCGTATCTCAGCCTATCACATCGGCCGACTGGCTCGTATCGTTGCAGATAACGGTTTGAACATCGACAAGATCGCACGTCTCTCTGGTCGCATTCCCCTGGAAGCAGTTGGCTCTGACGGCCAAGCTTGCGTGGAATTCTCCCTGCGTGGACATGTCACAGACCTGCCCGTTTTACGCCGTAAGTTCATGGAACTTGCTGATGAGATCGAAGTGGACATCGCCTATCAAGAGAACAATGTCTACCGTCGTAATCGTCGCCTCGTGGCTTTCGATATGGACTCAACATTGATCCAAGCCGAGGTGATCGACGAACTTGCCAAACGTGCAGGCGTTGGCAAACAAGTGGCCGAGATCACAGAACGTGCAATGCGCGGAGAACTTAAGTTCAAAGAAAGCTTTCGTGAACGCGTGGCGTTGCTCAAAGGTCTGCCGGAGTCTGCTTTAGCAGAAGTGGCCGCGACTCTAAAATATACCGACGGACTTGAGAGACTTATGACCACGTTGAAAAAGCTGGGATACAAGACCGTCATTCTCTCCGGTGGGTTCACGTATTTCGGTCGTGCTCTGCAAAGAAAATTTGGCTTTGACTATGTCTTCGCGAACGACCTCGAGATCGAAGAGGGAATCGTCACAGGCAGAGTAGTATCCGAGATCGTGGATGGTGAGCGCAAGGCGTCTTTGTTGGAAAGTATCGCTCAACACGAAGGCTTTTCCTTGGAGCAAACCATCGCAGTCGGCGATGGAGCCAATGATCTGCCGATGTTGAGTAAAGCTGGTCTTGGCATCGCCTTCAACGCCAAACCGATCGTCAAGAAATCGGCCAAACAATCACTGAGTTCCTTTGGCATTGATGGCATCCTGTATTTGATGGGCCTTTCAGAAAAAGAAACAAAATAA
- a CDS encoding aminotransferase class I/II-fold pyridoxal phosphate-dependent enzyme codes for MSISNATPVFALDEKNLIPVSDHLKQMADIPPSRMFLINKSLKVYVEKNPGAKVFDASQGDGGASLPGTPKPILERALQLQLEHGTAYDMPFGTDAYRKAVIEQYWKLDSSSGWGPANVLGTAGGRDALVKAYQAMMALGYGRQGDLIMVSRVPWISYNWGPYGVGANVLWAPGDPAQGWAYSEEAIRESVKFAESKGRKIAGLVITNPDNPTGLTISPEKQALLAKTALEAGVGFVFFDWMYHYVTDESPMDLNSFLKFFTPEERRRIMFLDGITKSLGGSNIRNCHLIADEAVIKFITARSSHTVIPPFFSLAVAMAAYEMGFTEAAKTIIEPTNASRVVLKKLLAESNMQHIIGKGYYAFINVGDYIKAKGWADTEPLGQYLAENHGVAVVPGAFFSPFGGEWIRFSYATPSERTEGAFKRLMEGLNSLKG; via the coding sequence ATGTCCATTTCCAACGCCACGCCAGTTTTCGCACTCGATGAAAAGAATCTCATTCCCGTCAGTGACCATCTCAAGCAAATGGCAGACATTCCACCGTCGCGCATGTTCCTCATCAACAAATCGTTGAAGGTATATGTGGAGAAGAATCCCGGTGCGAAAGTATTTGATGCATCACAAGGTGATGGAGGCGCTTCACTGCCCGGGACCCCCAAGCCGATCCTCGAACGCGCGCTTCAACTTCAACTGGAGCATGGTACGGCTTACGATATGCCGTTCGGCACCGACGCCTATCGCAAGGCCGTTATCGAACAATATTGGAAGTTAGACTCCTCGTCAGGCTGGGGACCAGCCAATGTGCTCGGCACCGCAGGCGGACGTGATGCCCTCGTCAAAGCGTATCAAGCGATGATGGCGCTCGGCTACGGACGTCAAGGTGACCTCATCATGGTTTCGCGCGTGCCGTGGATCTCCTACAACTGGGGACCATACGGAGTTGGCGCAAATGTCCTTTGGGCACCGGGCGATCCTGCGCAAGGATGGGCTTATTCCGAAGAGGCGATTCGGGAAAGCGTGAAGTTCGCCGAATCAAAGGGACGCAAGATCGCAGGCCTCGTCATCACGAACCCCGATAACCCCACAGGCCTGACCATATCGCCTGAAAAGCAAGCATTACTCGCAAAGACAGCTCTCGAGGCAGGTGTAGGCTTCGTTTTCTTCGATTGGATGTATCACTACGTCACCGACGAGTCCCCCATGGACTTGAACTCCTTCCTCAAGTTCTTCACGCCTGAAGAACGCAGGCGCATCATGTTCCTCGATGGCATCACCAAATCGCTCGGCGGATCCAACATCCGCAACTGCCACCTCATCGCGGATGAGGCCGTCATCAAGTTCATCACGGCGCGTTCTTCGCACACGGTCATCCCACCGTTCTTCTCATTGGCTGTTGCCATGGCCGCCTACGAAATGGGATTCACCGAAGCCGCCAAGACCATCATCGAACCCACCAATGCCAGCCGCGTGGTTTTGAAAAAGCTCCTCGCCGAAAGCAACATGCAACACATCATTGGCAAAGGCTATTACGCCTTCATCAACGTCGGTGACTATATCAAAGCTAAAGGCTGGGCAGACACAGAACCCCTCGGTCAATATCTAGCCGAGAATCACGGAGTTGCCGTTGTCCCTGGCGCATTCTTCTCCCCCTTTGGCGGCGAATGGATTCGTTTCTCCTACGCCACGCCATCTGAAAGAACCGAAGGCGCATTCAAGCGGTTGATGGAAGGGTTAAATTCGTTGAAAGGTTAG
- a CDS encoding M20/M25/M40 family metallo-hydrolase, producing MPQQFADKYLLALEQAIKEKPQSGLNGFEQEWNLLDEELRPLLTVGAGPSQHSFVDYLLAECVPHWQAQFSQLEVFHWMIEWATRPYYSARGAIYEARLMEASLINALHRAGVNFGERLHYWHGNLLSITDIGHHSIPGNWSIAKRRYLEKCVDIYGDTLATTGIHSNLSLPDPLFAWDFVHLSPTERGDKHLDEFKSEFYITATRLLRAFASLFVATTASTPLQAQVRDGRAVIALTEFDSVRNLTFPNPPSIDLPDLYRSYNDYLQISYDLVRRGVRFGNNNWTPIRARSFAEPVERIISTTSDQLASLYARGLFSAGQPTPPDEMALQIEKQNLMARINLPMGRVEVRTDEGGHSLDLDIANLTFKHLLLLRIYSDPTFARSFRYDREDITRARANENAAAKYGLRAEIENPLTGKPMSVRAFLKWTLGELKPLAKALNLWNDLTPLIEMSEGGHNTSEKMRARLHASRELGASDEVPLSVLRDFLSEHEADVKADVERIASDHGSLGSDSTKIAEFIQRSRDDIRQTPSAPIRFRSRPQAAIEISYPDKTSEILGLAQQLIRIPSVTASPNERLDEVHRAGSLIDDYLKSAGLETRFFDGKYPAVYAKFPALTSYPQGSGGGAAVEAQRTDEILLTGHFDVVEPEPDDSQFIPRIEGDYLWGRGAADMKTVVATYLVWMKDMMASRRGEAMLRPYPNIALLLVGNEENGEAEAWGTPHVMKELAKTSEVYTPALFIAGERTGEKGTELFGEICVENRGVMRFNVIARGEKGHSGVAGTGDLSEKLIAARSALNELFAKHLTLKSADGWQSQAKFPFINVGTTGVYNVTAAEGILGVEIRPIPQDDVLGLRVSVESYCQANGLEVKFSVMENGVACDPNNPALKALIEAVKQASGGVEAKIGRKLPGTSARFAPGGQAVVWGQTGFGPHAKDERHFIPSIEPYYKSLNELAKLWK from the coding sequence ATGCCTCAACAATTCGCCGACAAATACCTCCTCGCTCTCGAACAAGCCATCAAAGAAAAACCACAAAGCGGACTTAACGGGTTCGAACAGGAATGGAATCTGCTCGATGAAGAACTGCGTCCTTTGTTGACTGTGGGCGCGGGGCCGAGCCAACATTCGTTCGTGGATTATCTGTTGGCCGAATGTGTTCCGCATTGGCAGGCACAGTTCAGTCAGCTTGAGGTCTTTCACTGGATGATCGAATGGGCCACACGCCCGTATTACAGCGCACGCGGCGCGATCTACGAAGCCCGACTCATGGAAGCCTCGCTCATCAACGCACTACATCGCGCGGGCGTCAACTTCGGCGAACGGTTGCATTACTGGCATGGTAATCTGCTCTCCATCACCGATATCGGTCATCATTCCATCCCGGGCAATTGGAGCATCGCCAAACGCCGTTATCTCGAAAAATGCGTGGATATCTACGGCGACACGCTCGCCACCACCGGCATCCACAGCAACCTTTCGCTCCCCGATCCGCTCTTCGCATGGGACTTCGTCCACCTCTCGCCCACTGAACGCGGCGATAAGCACCTCGATGAATTCAAGTCTGAGTTCTACATCACCGCCACACGACTCCTGCGTGCGTTCGCGTCGCTTTTCGTGGCGACCACTGCCTCGACGCCGCTGCAGGCCCAGGTCCGCGATGGACGCGCTGTTATCGCGTTGACAGAATTCGATTCGGTGCGAAATCTCACATTCCCGAATCCGCCGTCGATCGATCTTCCCGATCTCTATCGTTCGTACAATGATTACCTGCAAATTTCCTACGACCTCGTGCGGCGCGGAGTCCGTTTTGGAAATAACAATTGGACTCCCATCCGCGCCCGAAGTTTTGCCGAACCCGTTGAGCGGATCATTTCAACGACGAGCGATCAACTCGCTTCTCTCTACGCTCGAGGTCTGTTTTCTGCTGGACAGCCTACACCACCCGATGAGATGGCTCTGCAAATTGAAAAGCAAAACCTGATGGCGCGCATCAACCTGCCAATGGGACGTGTGGAAGTGCGCACCGATGAAGGCGGACATTCGCTCGACCTCGACATCGCCAACTTAACCTTCAAACATCTTCTGCTTCTGCGCATCTACTCCGACCCAACCTTTGCACGTTCGTTCCGTTACGACCGCGAAGACATCACTCGTGCACGTGCCAACGAAAACGCCGCCGCAAAATATGGGTTGCGTGCCGAGATCGAAAACCCATTGACTGGCAAACCCATGTCTGTACGCGCCTTCCTCAAATGGACTCTAGGTGAGCTTAAACCATTGGCTAAAGCATTGAACTTGTGGAACGACTTAACGCCGCTCATCGAAATGTCTGAAGGCGGACACAACACATCCGAGAAAATGCGCGCACGTTTGCACGCTTCGCGAGAATTGGGGGCAAGCGACGAAGTACCGTTGAGCGTGTTGCGAGATTTTCTTTCGGAGCATGAAGCGGACGTCAAAGCTGACGTGGAACGTATCGCATCCGATCACGGTTCGCTCGGTTCGGACTCAACAAAGATCGCTGAGTTCATTCAACGCTCGCGCGATGACATTCGCCAAACTCCAAGCGCACCGATCCGATTCCGTTCGCGACCACAGGCCGCAATCGAAATTTCATATCCCGATAAAACATCCGAGATCCTTGGTCTTGCCCAACAACTGATTCGCATCCCGTCTGTCACTGCATCACCTAACGAAAGACTCGACGAAGTCCATCGCGCAGGCTCGTTGATCGATGATTACTTGAAGAGCGCAGGCTTGGAGACGAGATTCTTCGACGGGAAGTATCCTGCGGTGTACGCAAAATTTCCCGCGCTGACATCGTACCCACAGGGTAGCGGAGGCGGAGCCGCAGTCGAAGCGCAACGCACAGATGAAATCCTGCTCACCGGCCACTTCGACGTTGTTGAACCTGAGCCCGACGACTCGCAATTCATCCCGCGCATCGAAGGTGATTATCTATGGGGTCGCGGCGCCGCAGACATGAAGACCGTCGTCGCCACGTATCTGGTTTGGATGAAGGATATGATGGCCTCTCGTAGGGGCGAAGCAATGCTTCGCCCCTACCCAAACATTGCGCTTCTCCTCGTCGGCAACGAAGAGAACGGAGAAGCCGAAGCATGGGGCACGCCGCATGTGATGAAAGAGTTAGCAAAGACTTCCGAAGTCTATACACCAGCCCTCTTCATCGCAGGCGAACGGACCGGTGAAAAAGGGACTGAACTCTTTGGCGAGATCTGCGTGGAAAATCGCGGCGTGATGCGCTTCAACGTGATCGCGCGTGGAGAGAAAGGTCACAGCGGCGTGGCAGGGACCGGCGACTTAAGCGAGAAACTCATTGCTGCGCGTTCTGCATTGAACGAACTCTTCGCCAAACATCTCACGCTTAAGTCCGCAGACGGATGGCAATCGCAAGCGAAATTCCCATTCATCAATGTGGGCACAACGGGCGTATACAACGTCACTGCTGCGGAAGGGATTCTAGGTGTGGAGATCCGTCCCATCCCGCAGGATGATGTTCTCGGTCTACGGGTATCGGTCGAGTCGTATTGTCAAGCAAACGGACTCGAAGTTAAATTCTCCGTGATGGAAAACGGCGTGGCATGTGACCCGAATAATCCAGCGTTGAAAGCGTTGATCGAAGCAGTCAAACAGGCGTCGGGTGGAGTCGAAGCGAAGATCGGGAGGAAGTTACCCGGCACCAGTGCACGATTCGCCCCGGGCGGACAGGCCGTAGTGTGGGGTCAAACAGGGTTTGGTCCACATGCAAAAGACGAGCGGCACTTCATCCCCAGCATCGAGCCATATTACAAGTCATTGAATGAATTAGCAAAACTTTGGAAGTAA
- a CDS encoding PilZ domain-containing protein — protein MGEKRKEERKRLMAFTPAYAVNPRVLLGYVEDLNVLGAMMIGEKPMEPDTSLTLEINFPDDLPEIPNPRMRLPVRVAWCRDENNHRYYDIGFEFTDLKPDEKQVIEVILRRFEFRHEYPSLRVD, from the coding sequence GTGGGTGAAAAAAGAAAAGAAGAACGCAAAAGATTAATGGCATTCACTCCCGCTTATGCAGTCAACCCGCGGGTTCTGTTGGGATACGTTGAAGACCTGAATGTATTGGGCGCGATGATGATCGGCGAGAAGCCGATGGAGCCAGATACATCGTTGACACTGGAGATCAATTTCCCTGATGATTTGCCCGAGATCCCAAACCCACGCATGCGACTCCCCGTGCGGGTGGCATGGTGCAGGGACGAGAACAACCACCGTTATTACGACATCGGCTTCGAGTTTACCGATCTGAAACCTGATGAAAAACAAGTCATCGAAGTCATCTTGAGACGTTTCGAATTTCGCCATGAATACCCATCTTTGCGAGTGGATTAA